The DNA segment TCCCGCAAATGCGTCCGGAGGTTATGAATGGCTAAATGAACAGGTCCATCATCAGTTTCTGCTCAGGATTTACAGCATAGGATGTAAAATCTGTAACGCCCTGTTCTTTTAGTATTTCTTCATCAATAAAGAAGTTGCCGGTACACTCATAAGAGGGCCTTTGGAGGATGTGGAAGGCTGCATCGGCTACGATTTCCGGGGTGCGGCTGCGCTGCATCAAGAAATCACCCCCCAGCAGGTTTTGAACGGCGGCTGTAGCAATGGTGGTTTTAGGCCATAGTGCATTCACGCCAATGCGGTGGGTGCGCATTTCTTCTGCCAGTCCCAGCACTACCATACTCATTCCGTATTTGCTCATGGTGTAGGCCAGGTGTTTGGCAAACCAGGCGGGGTCCATGTTCAGGGGCGGGGAGAGGTTCAGGATATGCGGGTTATGGGCTTTTTTAAGGTAGGGGATGGCAGCCTGGCTCATGAAAAAAGTACCCCTTACATTGATGCCGTGCATCAGGTCCCAGCGCTTGGGCTCTGTCTGTTCGGTAGGCGATAAATTGATGGCGCTGGCATTGTTGATCAGGATATCAATGCCTCCGAAGGTGTCAACGGTGCTTTTTACAATATGTTGAATGCTTTCTTCGAAACGAATGTCTCCCTGCAGGGGAAGTACCTTTCCCGGGCCTGCCTTGGCTATTTCTTCAGCGGCTGTATAAATGGTCCCTTCCAGTTTGGGATGGGGTTCTGCTGTCTTCCCAACGATCACTGTATTGGCGCCTTCCCGTGCAAGCCGTAAAGCAATCGCTTTTCCTATACCCCGGCTGCCGCCCGTAATGAGCACTGTCTTGTTTTCAAATTTCATATAACAAGCGATTTAAAGATGTACGACTTTTTATTACAACCATAAATATAGCGGCTTTACCATAGCTTTTAAAATATAGAGTGGTTGTACTAAAATGGTCGACAGTAATTTTACGATACTGCCGGTATTTAACGAAATTTTAGAACGCAGCAATTATCCTATTGCAACTTAAGGAGTTAGTCTCTATGTTTGTATTGTTGATTGATTGATACACGGACACCAATATCCCAAAAACCGAATCCAATATCCAAGCCAAATCCTTTGAAAAGAACCAGTCTGACCTCCGGGAAAGACGCCCTAAAATCCAAAAAACCGAAGAAAGATCGTCCGGGAATCATTCAATGAACGCGCTTAAAATCCAAATCCAAGTTGTCCAAGATCCTACGAAAGAAGTAAAATTTGTACCTATTGATGACCCAGTTTTGTTGGTAAGGTTTCGTACAAAAGTTTTTGAGCAGTCCTGAAGAAATTCAGGACTGTTTCATTTTTGGGGTATACCAGAGGATTGT comes from the Paraflavitalea devenefica genome and includes:
- a CDS encoding SDR family oxidoreductase: MKFENKTVLITGGSRGIGKAIALRLAREGANTVIVGKTAEPHPKLEGTIYTAAEEIAKAGPGKVLPLQGDIRFEESIQHIVKSTVDTFGGIDILINNASAINLSPTEQTEPKRWDLMHGINVRGTFFMSQAAIPYLKKAHNPHILNLSPPLNMDPAWFAKHLAYTMSKYGMSMVVLGLAEEMRTHRIGVNALWPKTTIATAAVQNLLGGDFLMQRSRTPEIVADAAFHILQRPSYECTGNFFIDEEILKEQGVTDFTSYAVNPEQKLMMDLFI